In the genome of Gemmatimonadota bacterium, one region contains:
- a CDS encoding SDR family oxidoreductase produces MYNLHGKTALVTGAGGERGIGRAVAARLAKEGADVIVSDRVANPYPGDSSEWDGLPSVVSEIEAAGRNAEAILADVSKSEQVEILVRRSIDQFGRIDILVNGAGSLPGKDRVLVVDMEEEAWDKEMNVNAKGVFLMCRSVARHMIERGGGGKIINIASTSGKIGRKRFSAYCASKAAIIRFTQALAQELGPHGINVNSVSPTAVDTERLGFIAEAVSDGAVLGRSWKDSDAHREFIQEKAEISPLGRVARGDDVAQTVAFLASPESDYLTAVDLVVAGGAEIF; encoded by the coding sequence ATGTACAACCTCCATGGCAAAACGGCCCTGGTAACCGGCGCGGGCGGAGAACGTGGCATCGGCAGGGCCGTTGCCGCGCGACTCGCGAAGGAAGGCGCGGACGTCATCGTCAGCGACCGGGTCGCCAATCCCTATCCTGGCGACTCATCGGAATGGGATGGCCTGCCCTCGGTGGTCAGTGAGATTGAGGCGGCTGGGCGCAACGCGGAGGCCATCCTGGCCGACGTCTCGAAGTCGGAGCAGGTGGAAATCCTCGTGCGACGAAGTATCGACCAGTTCGGCCGCATCGATATCCTGGTCAACGGCGCCGGCTCCCTGCCGGGCAAGGACCGTGTCCTCGTGGTCGACATGGAAGAAGAAGCCTGGGACAAGGAGATGAACGTCAACGCCAAAGGTGTCTTCCTCATGTGCCGGTCCGTGGCGCGCCACATGATCGAACGGGGTGGGGGCGGCAAGATCATCAACATAGCCTCCACGTCGGGCAAGATCGGGCGGAAGAGGTTCTCGGCCTACTGCGCGTCCAAGGCCGCCATCATCCGGTTTACCCAGGCCCTGGCACAGGAACTCGGTCCCCACGGGATCAACGTCAATTCCGTGTCCCCCACCGCGGTCGATACGGAACGCTTGGGATTCATCGCCGAGGCCGTGTCGGACGGCGCCGTCCTGGGCAGATCGTGGAAGGACAGCGACGCCCATCGGGAGTTTATCCAGGAAAAGGCCGAAATCTCGCCGTTGGGCCGGGTGGCCCGGGGCGACGACGTGGCCCAGACAGTCGCCTTCCTCGCCTCCCCTGAATCGGACTACCTCACGGCCGTGGACCTGGTGGTGGCCGGCGGCGCCGAGATCTTCTGA
- a CDS encoding DMT family transporter gives MSTELFVFVLLSAVLHATWNFVARRNAGDLTVFWWSLWVSGLVLLPFVAGVVVSQGTAGFLSMMADGWLFIVATGIIHAFYFLLLARAYQHGEISLVYPIARGSGIGLTGFLGWLLLGESLTPFGVSGIALICIGILSLGVPVLMYARDARHGFVSALGVGATIVSYSLVDKVGVSIVHPVVYIFAMFMLSGALVTPMVAARDRGRLWRKLAETWRAAALIGVGSTAAYLMILFAMTMGQVGYIVALREFAVVLGAVLGFVFLKERVTPMKVCAVLMIVAGLVCIKLG, from the coding sequence ATGTCCACTGAACTCTTCGTCTTCGTCCTGCTCTCCGCCGTACTGCATGCCACCTGGAACTTCGTAGCCCGCCGAAACGCCGGGGACCTCACCGTGTTCTGGTGGTCCCTGTGGGTCAGCGGCCTCGTGCTTCTTCCTTTCGTGGCGGGCGTGGTCGTTTCGCAGGGCACGGCGGGATTCCTGTCGATGATGGCGGACGGCTGGTTGTTTATAGTGGCTACGGGAATCATTCATGCCTTTTACTTCCTGCTGCTGGCCAGGGCCTACCAACACGGCGAGATCTCCCTGGTATACCCCATCGCCCGCGGCTCCGGGATAGGTCTCACGGGTTTCCTGGGATGGCTTCTGCTCGGTGAATCGCTGACGCCCTTCGGCGTGTCCGGCATAGCCCTGATCTGCATCGGCATACTGTCCCTGGGCGTACCTGTCCTCATGTACGCGCGGGACGCAAGGCACGGCTTCGTCTCGGCGCTGGGGGTGGGCGCCACGATCGTGAGCTACTCCCTCGTGGACAAAGTGGGCGTGAGTATCGTCCATCCCGTCGTCTATATCTTCGCCATGTTCATGCTGAGCGGTGCGCTGGTCACGCCGATGGTCGCCGCCCGCGACCGCGGACGTCTCTGGCGGAAACTGGCGGAGACCTGGCGTGCCGCGGCCCTGATCGGCGTCGGATCCACCGCGGCTTACCTGATGATCCTGTTTGCCATGACCATGGGGCAGGTGGGCTACATCGTCGCGCTGCGGGAGTTCGCCGTGGTCCTCGGCGCCGTGCTGGGATTCGTCTTTCTGAAAGAGCGGGTCACCCCGATGAAAGTGTGCGCGGTGTTGATGATCGTCGCCGGACTGGTATGCATAAAACTGGGATGA
- a CDS encoding aldolase/citrate lyase family protein: MFSREIRAFRERLAGGELCLGPAVTFTDPAVTEALCDSADFIWIDTEHTAMNLESVTRHLMAARAGRTAALVRVPSSTIGHVKPILDAGAPGIVVPQVRSAAEVRHVVDACRYPPAGDRGFGPHRPSNYGRAFSDIDAYVDDMNRDLFVSVQIEHAEAYRELEEIAAIPGLDSLVIGPVDLSGSISTLGRLEDDEVVTAMERIIDVGHEAGLSIGMGMGSQYAFGRRWSDRGVDWIQVDCDYSYLISGFERVAAGIRGG; this comes from the coding sequence TTGTTTTCCAGGGAAATCAGAGCGTTCAGAGAACGGCTTGCCGGCGGCGAGCTCTGTCTCGGCCCGGCCGTGACCTTCACCGATCCGGCCGTAACCGAGGCGCTGTGCGATTCGGCTGATTTCATCTGGATCGACACCGAGCACACGGCGATGAACCTGGAGTCGGTCACGCGGCACCTGATGGCTGCGCGGGCGGGGCGCACCGCCGCGCTGGTCCGGGTGCCTTCAAGTACCATCGGGCACGTCAAACCCATCCTCGACGCCGGCGCTCCCGGCATCGTCGTCCCGCAGGTCCGCTCCGCCGCCGAGGTGCGGCACGTGGTCGACGCCTGTCGTTACCCGCCCGCGGGAGACCGGGGATTCGGACCCCACCGACCCTCCAATTACGGTCGGGCCTTCTCGGACATCGACGCCTACGTGGACGACATGAACCGGGACCTCTTCGTCTCGGTTCAGATCGAACATGCCGAGGCCTACCGGGAACTGGAGGAAATCGCGGCCATACCCGGCCTGGACAGTCTGGTCATCGGCCCCGTGGACCTGAGCGGCTCGATCAGCACCCTGGGCCGACTCGAGGACGACGAGGTCGTGACTGCCATGGAGCGCATCATAGACGTGGGGCACGAGGCGGGCCTCTCTATCGGCATGGGCATGGGATCGCAATACGCCTTCGGCCGGCGCTGGAGCGACCGGGGTGTCGACTGGATACAGGTCGACTGCGACTACAGCTACCTGATCAGTGGTTTCGAACGGGTCGCCGCCGGAATCCGCGGCGGCTAG
- a CDS encoding ABC transporter permease has protein sequence MIIHYMLSAIRQIAKSRGVFAVNVFGFTLNFIVVIFGLNYVLFESSFDDFHEKGDRIYRALVTKPDFDYTFATTSSLLAPTLAEAYPEVESAVRIYYSPSMPLSTSPDEQADSGAFKVAYAEPDMFGVFSFGPVTPATLAEFGRPNTAIINRTMAVRFFGDENPLGGLLHYSDRRSGSGSVEVVGVMDDVPRNSHLQPDAFFSFATLPDNLVGRGSDLGWMMKQFLTYVLLIDGREDTLRGFLAKLEAFPSDYVPGDHSDIYTLEPMSEIYFSPHAFGGQVKGDVNYVYFALVYLVLISFMTVANYVNINIAHLVRRLKEMGLRKSFGAGKSAVVCQFVVETLMNCLVAVATSIVCVLILRASGIPLLEHLSRSEVSVEYIGFLGLALLVIGLVSGICPSFVFYRISPVDMMANRVSGSWTANSLRKGLLFFQLAISVALLLLTGLVYNQVAYLTAKSLGYEKENKVVIPAPVSSGWHQRLAEGFERSPHVVSAGSSRGHPGFFPLLRVPLENRGSETQLEIGVLVIGRNLLETLKVPMLHGRYLEDDELPNTVLLNETAFNLVGLDEDDLGTVQDIVGRVRVVGVVADFHIWSAHHAIEPLMLSYPRMDSSLTHLIVDIEPTQQEAALDDLSDTFRQLLPDIRFEYFFLDSRLEELYSSDRQILDTLLLLALVAFALAVAGIYNYGVFFTLNRIREVAIRKIHGASAGDIVRMNVTAISRSVVLSLVIALPVVYYVYNLWIVQYAYRADVSPLLVALPVLAIYVLTCAMVARETLKTAGMKPAEVIQNTQQ, from the coding sequence ATGATCATCCACTACATGCTGTCCGCGATCCGGCAAATCGCGAAGAGCAGAGGCGTGTTCGCCGTGAACGTCTTCGGATTCACCCTGAACTTCATCGTGGTGATCTTCGGGCTGAATTATGTCCTTTTCGAATCGTCCTTCGACGACTTTCACGAGAAGGGTGACCGGATTTACCGCGCACTGGTGACCAAACCCGATTTTGACTACACGTTTGCCACGACCTCCAGTCTGCTTGCCCCGACGCTCGCGGAGGCCTATCCGGAAGTAGAATCGGCCGTTCGCATCTACTATAGCCCTTCCATGCCACTGAGTACGTCTCCCGATGAACAAGCTGACTCCGGTGCATTCAAAGTCGCCTACGCTGAACCTGACATGTTCGGCGTGTTCTCTTTCGGGCCCGTTACGCCGGCGACGTTGGCAGAATTCGGCCGGCCGAACACCGCGATCATCAACCGTACCATGGCCGTGAGATTCTTTGGTGATGAGAATCCATTGGGAGGACTGTTGCATTATAGTGACCGGAGGTCGGGATCGGGTTCCGTGGAAGTAGTCGGCGTCATGGATGACGTGCCCCGTAACTCACATCTGCAGCCGGACGCCTTCTTTTCCTTCGCTACGTTACCCGACAATCTGGTCGGCCGGGGCTCCGATCTCGGCTGGATGATGAAACAGTTCCTGACCTACGTACTGCTGATCGACGGCAGGGAAGATACCCTGCGCGGTTTCCTCGCTAAGTTGGAAGCATTCCCTTCCGACTACGTCCCTGGGGATCATTCCGATATATACACCCTCGAACCCATGTCCGAGATCTACTTTTCGCCGCACGCTTTCGGGGGGCAGGTCAAGGGGGATGTCAACTACGTATATTTCGCCTTGGTGTATCTGGTGCTGATATCGTTCATGACGGTGGCGAACTATGTGAACATCAACATCGCCCACCTGGTTCGGCGGTTGAAGGAAATGGGCCTGCGGAAGTCCTTCGGGGCGGGCAAGTCGGCGGTGGTCTGTCAGTTCGTCGTGGAGACCCTGATGAACTGCCTTGTCGCCGTGGCCACCTCGATCGTATGCGTACTGATTTTGCGGGCGAGTGGGATCCCCCTCCTCGAGCATCTTTCGCGCTCCGAGGTCAGCGTGGAGTACATCGGGTTCCTGGGGCTCGCCCTCCTGGTAATTGGACTCGTTTCGGGTATCTGCCCGTCCTTCGTGTTCTACCGGATCAGCCCGGTCGACATGATGGCGAACCGGGTGTCCGGATCCTGGACCGCCAACTCGCTGAGGAAGGGGTTGCTTTTCTTCCAGCTCGCCATATCCGTTGCCTTGCTGTTACTGACCGGCCTTGTCTACAACCAGGTGGCCTACCTGACCGCTAAGTCGCTGGGGTATGAGAAAGAGAACAAGGTCGTGATTCCGGCACCCGTGTCCTCCGGCTGGCACCAGCGGCTTGCCGAGGGTTTCGAAAGAAGTCCCCACGTGGTCAGTGCCGGCTCCTCCAGAGGTCACCCGGGATTCTTCCCCCTGTTGCGGGTCCCTTTAGAAAACAGGGGATCCGAAACCCAGTTGGAGATCGGGGTGCTTGTCATAGGTCGCAACCTCCTGGAGACACTCAAAGTCCCAATGCTTCACGGTAGATACTTGGAAGACGACGAGTTGCCTAATACAGTCCTGTTGAACGAAACTGCCTTCAACTTGGTCGGACTGGACGAGGACGACTTGGGCACCGTGCAGGACATCGTGGGAAGGGTGCGCGTCGTGGGCGTTGTAGCCGATTTCCACATCTGGTCGGCCCATCATGCGATCGAACCCCTTATGTTGAGTTATCCGCGTATGGATTCGAGCCTGACTCACCTTATCGTGGATATCGAGCCGACGCAACAGGAGGCCGCTCTGGACGATCTTTCGGACACTTTCAGGCAACTGCTGCCCGATATCAGGTTCGAATACTTCTTCCTGGATTCCAGGCTCGAAGAACTCTACAGCAGCGACCGGCAGATCCTGGACACGCTCCTTCTGCTGGCCCTGGTCGCCTTCGCCCTGGCCGTTGCCGGTATCTACAACTATGGGGTGTTTTTTACACTCAACCGGATTCGGGAAGTCGCCATTCGCAAGATCCACGGCGCCTCCGCCGGGGACATCGTCCGGATGAACGTCACGGCCATCTCACGGTCCGTCGTCCTGTCCCTGGTCATCGCGCTTCCCGTGGTCTACTATGTGTACAATCTCTGGATCGTCCAATACGCGTACCGGGCGGATGTGTCCCCGTTATTGGTTGCCCTGCCCGTGCTGGCCATATACGTTCTGACCTGTGCCATGGTAGCCCGCGAGACGCTGAAAACCGCCGGCATGAAGCCGGCCGAAGTGATCCAGAACACGCAGCAGTGA
- a CDS encoding DUF839 domain-containing protein — protein sequence MSRLTRRSFIRNTAVSVGALTVGASALQGLIARRARAMADGFAHLVAPRGEGGYGPLSPVPSQNTGETLLELPPRFSYTVFGKKGGLMSDGHPTPPAHDGMAAFDADGMIRLLRNHEINTGKPVEAIGDRAAAYDPTAPGGVTTLVVDPGTRELVRDFVSVGGTLHNCAGGPTPWGTWITCEETTMGTDRFFSSRWLQYLGGYDREHGYCFEVPADAEESVPAEPLTQMGRFVHEAIAVDPATGYVYETEDQNPSGFYQYIPDYPGELARGGRLRMLAVKDRTGYDTRKGQTMGASLPVSWVEIEDPDPAGAGLDRNLVYKEGADKGGASFDRLEGCWYGNGRIFFTATTGGDERLGQVWEYRPESPDEGVLTLLFESPDASLMAAPDNVCVSPRGGLIICEDNRDGIQHIRGLTKDGRVFDVARDVAGIAYRGEFAGATFSPDGETLFVNMQRPGLTYAIWGPWREGAV from the coding sequence GTGTCCCGACTGACCCGCCGTTCCTTCATTCGCAATACCGCCGTATCCGTTGGAGCTTTGACCGTCGGCGCCTCGGCGCTGCAGGGTTTGATCGCCCGCCGGGCACGGGCCATGGCCGACGGGTTCGCCCACCTTGTTGCGCCCCGCGGGGAAGGGGGATACGGACCCCTGTCGCCCGTGCCATCACAAAACACGGGGGAAACCCTGCTCGAGCTGCCGCCGAGATTCTCCTATACCGTCTTCGGCAAGAAGGGCGGCCTCATGTCGGACGGCCATCCCACGCCGCCCGCCCACGACGGCATGGCCGCCTTTGACGCGGACGGGATGATCCGGCTCCTGCGCAACCACGAAATCAACACGGGCAAACCGGTCGAGGCCATCGGCGACCGGGCCGCGGCTTACGATCCCACGGCGCCCGGCGGCGTCACCACGCTCGTCGTCGATCCCGGGACCCGCGAACTGGTCCGCGATTTCGTCAGCGTGGGCGGGACGCTCCACAACTGCGCCGGCGGCCCCACGCCCTGGGGCACCTGGATCACATGCGAAGAGACGACGATGGGGACGGACCGGTTCTTCAGTTCGCGCTGGCTCCAGTACCTGGGCGGATACGACAGGGAGCACGGGTACTGCTTCGAAGTGCCGGCCGATGCCGAGGAGAGCGTGCCGGCCGAACCCCTGACCCAGATGGGACGCTTCGTCCACGAGGCCATAGCCGTCGATCCCGCCACCGGCTACGTGTACGAAACCGAAGACCAGAATCCGAGTGGTTTCTACCAGTACATTCCCGATTATCCCGGGGAGCTTGCCCGGGGCGGACGCCTGCGCATGCTCGCCGTCAAGGACAGGACCGGGTACGACACGCGCAAAGGGCAGACCATGGGCGCTTCCCTGCCCGTGTCCTGGGTGGAGATCGAAGACCCCGATCCCGCGGGGGCCGGTCTGGACCGGAACCTGGTCTACAAGGAAGGGGCGGACAAGGGCGGCGCCTCCTTCGACCGTCTGGAGGGATGCTGGTACGGCAACGGCCGCATCTTCTTCACGGCGACTACCGGGGGCGACGAGCGCCTGGGACAGGTCTGGGAATACCGCCCCGAGAGTCCGGACGAAGGTGTGCTGACCCTCCTGTTCGAGTCGCCCGACGCTTCGCTCATGGCCGCGCCCGACAACGTCTGCGTGAGTCCCCGCGGCGGACTTATCATCTGCGAAGACAACCGGGACGGCATACAGCACATCCGGGGCCTGACGAAGGACGGGCGCGTATTCGACGTGGCCCGGGACGTCGCCGGCATCGCCTACCGGGGTGAATTCGCCGGCGCGACCTTCAGCCCGGACGGCGAGACCCTCTTTGTCAACATGCAGCGGCCCGGACTGACCTACGCCATCTGGGGACCGTGGCGGGAAGGCGCCGTCTAG
- a CDS encoding thiamine pyrophosphate-binding protein, giving the protein MPEMTGYRYIAEMLHGYGIRAVFHVPYILDGALVEMEKLGIRRIRCHSEKAAAYMADGYARVARGPGIAMAQSVGAANLAAGLQDAWLAGSPVIALTGRWMPHYLYQQAYQEVDHRSLYDPVTKFNAYVDGVEQLPFLLRQAFREATTGAPRPVHLDVLGLSGDIAAGSKLDVDVTVESSFRQYPPFRPEPEAGRVAEAARRIARAERPVLVAGGGVTASGAQAEVVRLAEKLSVPVATSLNAKGTIPERHPLSAGVAGTYSRKCANEVVAEADLVVFVGSHTGGQVTHFWQIPRPGTPVIQIDMDPSQIGRNYPAEVAIQGDAKVTLERLFEAVNPVPERPAWIGRVRELAGNWRAEFDGLLRSGAVPIRPERLCREITDFLPSDAIVVSDTGHAGIWTGTMIEITHPGQTYLRCAGSLGWAFPAAMGARCAAPERPVICFTGDGGFWYHLGELETAVRFGIHTVTVINNNRSFNQCRDAFEGASGGRDQGSDDLWVFEDVNFAEVAKSMGGKGIRVEDPARIRSALEEAVAADGPVVVDVATDIDAMAPTAYLPE; this is encoded by the coding sequence ATGCCTGAAATGACCGGTTACCGGTACATCGCGGAGATGCTGCACGGATATGGGATCAGGGCCGTGTTTCACGTGCCCTACATCCTCGACGGCGCCCTGGTGGAAATGGAAAAACTGGGCATCCGACGGATCCGGTGCCATTCGGAAAAGGCCGCGGCCTACATGGCGGACGGATACGCGCGGGTTGCCCGCGGTCCGGGCATTGCCATGGCGCAGTCCGTGGGCGCCGCCAATCTCGCCGCTGGACTCCAGGATGCCTGGCTGGCGGGTTCGCCGGTCATCGCCCTCACGGGCCGCTGGATGCCCCATTACCTCTACCAGCAGGCCTACCAGGAGGTCGATCATCGTTCCCTTTACGATCCGGTTACCAAGTTCAACGCCTACGTCGACGGCGTGGAGCAGCTGCCTTTCCTGCTGCGGCAGGCCTTCCGCGAAGCCACCACGGGCGCGCCCCGCCCGGTCCACCTGGATGTCCTGGGCCTTTCCGGCGATATCGCGGCGGGGTCTAAACTCGATGTCGATGTGACCGTCGAATCTTCATTCCGTCAATACCCGCCTTTTCGTCCCGAACCAGAGGCGGGCCGCGTAGCGGAAGCGGCCAGACGCATAGCGCGGGCCGAACGGCCGGTGCTGGTCGCCGGAGGCGGGGTCACCGCTTCGGGCGCGCAGGCCGAAGTCGTCCGCCTGGCGGAGAAGCTGTCGGTTCCCGTGGCGACCTCGCTCAATGCCAAGGGAACGATCCCCGAACGACATCCCCTTTCGGCCGGCGTAGCGGGCACCTATTCCCGCAAGTGCGCCAACGAGGTGGTCGCCGAGGCGGATCTCGTGGTCTTCGTGGGAAGCCACACGGGCGGGCAGGTCACCCACTTCTGGCAGATTCCCCGGCCGGGGACGCCGGTCATTCAGATTGACATGGATCCTTCCCAGATCGGCCGCAACTATCCCGCCGAAGTCGCCATCCAGGGTGACGCGAAAGTGACGCTGGAGCGTCTGTTCGAAGCCGTGAATCCCGTGCCGGAAAGACCGGCCTGGATAGGGCGGGTACGGGAACTCGCCGGGAACTGGCGGGCCGAATTCGACGGACTGCTCCGGTCCGGCGCCGTGCCGATCCGGCCCGAACGGCTGTGCCGGGAGATTACCGACTTCCTTCCATCGGACGCCATCGTCGTATCGGATACGGGCCACGCCGGTATCTGGACGGGCACCATGATCGAGATCACGCATCCCGGGCAGACCTACCTGCGCTGCGCCGGGTCCCTGGGCTGGGCCTTCCCCGCGGCCATGGGCGCCAGGTGCGCGGCGCCGGAACGGCCCGTCATCTGTTTCACGGGCGACGGTGGATTCTGGTACCACCTGGGCGAACTGGAGACGGCCGTGCGTTTCGGCATCCATACCGTCACGGTGATCAACAACAACCGCTCCTTCAACCAGTGCCGGGACGCATTCGAAGGGGCGAGCGGCGGTCGCGACCAGGGATCGGACGATCTGTGGGTCTTCGAGGACGTCAACTTTGCCGAGGTGGCAAAATCCATGGGGGGCAAGGGGATACGCGTGGAAGATCCGGCGCGGATCCGGTCAGCGCTTGAAGAAGCGGTAGCGGCGGACGGCCCCGTCGTAGTCGACGTGGCCACCGATATCGACGCCATGGCGCCGACCGCGTATTTACCCGAATGA
- a CDS encoding phytanoyl-CoA dioxygenase family protein, whose amino-acid sequence MAEQPAFANMSEEEQYLYDLQGFLHVRGFLTEEEVRAMNEALDANPDRLGSYDGPNELSGDWTGRPFEGKYAPFRHYEGMLTWPQPWCQPFRDLLAHPKIIPYLNTMFGRGWKFDHGVDVLVAEEGCEGLKLHGSGNMTFNGSRYYHYHNGRMRSGLIVCQYTLHDVDPGAGGLCVIPGSHKANFACPENILTWESNQDLVHHIVQKAGDLVIFNEATAHGTLPWHGDKDRRTALYRYTPKYLHYAGGIYETSLPEWTSELTEAQRAVLEPPYIYHHPLVEDDGETVVRPRREGE is encoded by the coding sequence ATGGCCGAACAACCGGCCTTTGCGAACATGAGCGAAGAAGAACAGTACCTGTACGACCTGCAGGGTTTTCTGCACGTCCGAGGCTTTTTGACCGAAGAAGAAGTGCGTGCGATGAACGAGGCACTCGACGCCAATCCGGACCGGCTCGGATCCTACGACGGGCCTAACGAGCTCAGCGGCGACTGGACCGGCCGGCCCTTTGAAGGCAAGTACGCCCCCTTCCGGCACTACGAGGGCATGCTTACCTGGCCGCAGCCGTGGTGCCAGCCCTTCCGGGACCTCCTGGCCCATCCGAAGATCATACCCTACCTCAACACCATGTTCGGCCGTGGATGGAAATTCGACCACGGCGTGGACGTGCTGGTCGCGGAAGAGGGCTGCGAAGGACTGAAACTCCACGGATCGGGCAACATGACCTTCAACGGCTCGCGGTACTACCACTATCACAACGGCCGGATGCGGTCCGGGCTGATCGTCTGCCAGTACACCCTGCATGACGTGGATCCCGGCGCGGGCGGACTTTGCGTCATCCCGGGCAGCCACAAGGCCAACTTTGCCTGTCCGGAGAACATCCTTACCTGGGAGTCCAACCAGGACCTGGTTCATCACATCGTCCAGAAAGCGGGCGACCTGGTCATCTTCAACGAGGCCACCGCCCACGGCACACTGCCCTGGCACGGCGATAAAGACCGCCGGACGGCCCTTTACCGATATACGCCCAAGTATCTGCACTATGCCGGGGGGATCTACGAAACCAGCCTTCCCGAATGGACCTCCGAACTGACCGAGGCCCAACGCGCCGTGCTGGAGCCGCCCTACATCTACCACCACCCCCTCGTGGAGGACGACGGCGAAACCGTGGTGCGGCCGCGGAGAGAGGGCGAGTGA
- a CDS encoding Gfo/Idh/MocA family oxidoreductase gives MPLKFAYLGLWHSHTVMHIRDAASRPDEFQLVGAYEPDPAIRETKLGDWADDLPDIPVFESVEQALDSEVEAIICEGRVSENLDYAERALEADKHVLLEKPAGVDMALLERLHDTARRKDLHLQMAYMWRYNPAIAEMIRLNRAGAFGEPFYYRGHIPKPMAYHARLVEELDWYKGSLYFEMAGHLVDIMVTLMGVPGQVNATHARHHGERKHVDNAVVAHQFDNGGLGTIDTASMHVESGLTRRIELYGTGGTAIHTPTGSNNLTLSLERPFEQYDAGWQDITVPTPPGPPSLLTELAACISGAKEPDYTLDHDMAVHRALFAGCGITDGSAMTDAPHSAKSG, from the coding sequence ATGCCCCTGAAATTCGCGTACCTGGGCCTGTGGCACAGCCACACGGTGATGCATATCCGCGACGCCGCGAGCCGCCCGGACGAGTTCCAGCTCGTGGGTGCCTATGAACCGGACCCCGCGATCCGGGAGACGAAGCTGGGAGACTGGGCGGACGATCTCCCGGACATCCCCGTCTTCGAATCGGTGGAACAGGCGCTGGACAGCGAAGTGGAGGCGATCATCTGCGAGGGCCGCGTATCGGAAAACCTCGATTACGCCGAGCGGGCGCTCGAGGCGGACAAGCACGTGCTGCTCGAGAAACCGGCGGGCGTCGACATGGCTCTGCTCGAACGGCTGCACGACACGGCGCGGCGCAAGGACCTGCATCTCCAGATGGCGTACATGTGGCGGTACAACCCCGCTATCGCGGAAATGATCCGGCTGAACCGTGCCGGCGCTTTTGGCGAACCCTTTTACTACCGCGGCCATATCCCGAAGCCCATGGCTTACCACGCCCGGCTGGTGGAGGAACTCGACTGGTACAAGGGCTCCCTCTATTTCGAGATGGCCGGCCACCTGGTGGACATCATGGTGACGCTCATGGGGGTGCCCGGGCAGGTGAACGCCACGCACGCCAGGCATCACGGCGAGCGGAAGCACGTGGACAACGCGGTGGTCGCACACCAGTTCGACAACGGCGGCCTGGGGACGATCGACACCGCGTCGATGCACGTGGAAAGCGGGCTGACCCGGCGCATAGAGCTTTACGGCACGGGAGGAACGGCCATCCACACGCCAACGGGTTCGAACAACCTGACGCTGTCCCTCGAGCGGCCCTTCGAGCAGTACGACGCGGGCTGGCAGGATATCACCGTACCCACGCCGCCGGGACCGCCTTCGTTGCTGACCGAGCTCGCGGCCTGCATATCCGGCGCGAAGGAGCCGGACTATACCCTGGACCACGATATGGCGGTGCATCGAGCCCTCTTCGCAGGGTGCGGCATCACCGATGGTTCGGCGATGACGGACGCGCCCCATTCGGCAAAAAGCGGTTGA
- a CDS encoding glucose 1-dehydrogenase, whose protein sequence is MTTRKPRLDGKVAIVTGAGTQGEVAGTGQATAVQFAREGAQVLLADRSEENAGKTLAVIEEEGGTASVFTGDVTRSDDCRTMTETAVNRYGGLHVLFNNVGLSYPGTVVDVREEHWDEIMAVNVKAMMLASRFAIPAMMESGGGSIINVASIDGFRSGWSYNIAYETSKGGVIALTINMAVQHGRDGIRVNCIAPGHLHASFTAGLSDDHRELRRRSTPLGTEGTAWDVAHAAMFLAGDESQWITGITLPVDAGSSIALPLSVLPRDEGGILPDSESARF, encoded by the coding sequence ATGACGACGCGGAAACCCCGCCTGGACGGTAAAGTGGCCATCGTGACGGGCGCGGGAACCCAGGGCGAGGTGGCGGGCACAGGACAGGCGACCGCCGTGCAGTTCGCCCGCGAGGGCGCGCAGGTGCTGCTGGCGGACCGTAGCGAGGAGAACGCCGGAAAGACTCTGGCCGTCATCGAAGAGGAAGGAGGCACGGCCTCGGTCTTCACCGGCGACGTGACCCGGTCGGACGACTGCCGGACCATGACCGAAACCGCTGTCAACCGCTACGGCGGGCTACACGTCCTCTTCAACAACGTGGGGCTCAGCTATCCCGGCACGGTGGTGGACGTGCGGGAGGAACACTGGGACGAGATCATGGCGGTAAATGTCAAGGCCATGATGCTCGCGAGCCGGTTTGCCATACCGGCGATGATGGAGTCCGGGGGCGGATCCATCATCAACGTGGCGTCCATCGACGGTTTCCGCAGCGGGTGGTCGTACAACATCGCCTACGAAACTTCCAAGGGCGGGGTCATTGCCCTGACCATCAATATGGCGGTACAGCACGGCAGGGACGGAATCCGCGTGAATTGCATCGCCCCGGGACACCTGCACGCATCCTTCACTGCTGGACTCTCGGACGATCATCGGGAACTCCGCCGGCGATCCACGCCGCTGGGCACCGAGGGGACGGCCTGGGACGTGGCCCACGCGGCCATGTTCCTGGCCGGCGACGAGTCCCAATGGATCACGGGGATCACCCTCCCCGTCGACGCGGGTTCCTCCATCGCACTGCCCCTCTCCGTGCTGCCGAGGGACGAAGGCGGCATACTGCCCGACAGCGAGAGCGCCCGCTTCTAA